Part of the Sphingopyxis sp. 113P3 genome, GTTTGAACTGCAATATTTTCCGCCGGATCCCGATCTCGCGGACATGGTGTCCAGTTTTTACGTCGCGCGGATCAACATGCCGCATTTTGACGAGTATGAACGCGCTGACCGGCCGCAATTCCGCTTCGTCACGGCGGCGGACGGCGAATATGTCTTTGCCGATGGTCATCGCTCGCCCGTCTGCCGTGCCAACATCGTCGGTCCAACAAGTGGTCGCGTGCGCGCGATCAGCCATTGCCCCACGCGCATGTTCGGTTTCGGTCTGCTTCCGGCTGGGTGGGGGGCCCTGATGGGTGACCATGCCGAAAAGCTTACCGACCGTGCGATCGACGCGGCCGACCTTTTCGGTGACTGGGTAGATGCTGTCGCCACCGCCCTTGCAAGGGCCGCCGACGTCACCGAGCAGCTGGTTATCGGCAATAATTTCGCGCGCGAGGTGCTGCAGAAACAGGAAGCGGCGCCGATGTGGTTCATCCGCACGGTCGACAAGTGGCTCACCGACACCGCATCGCCGCAAGTCGCCGATCTCGTCGAGGCCACGGGCATGTCGATCCGCTCGGTCGAACGCATGACCAAACATTATTACGGCCTGTCGCCGCGAATGCTGGCGCGCAAGTACCGCGCGGTACGCGCCGCTTCGGCGCTCGCGCGAGGCGAAAATCTCGACACCGCGCAGCTGGGCGACGCCTTTTACGACCAGTCGCATCTGATCCGCGAGATCAAGCGCTTTGCCGGGGCGACACCCGGACAGCTGAGCCGCCCTTCTCGCTATACCGAGGCCACAACCCGCGGCCGCAAGGAGCTCGCAGGCAAGGTCAGTCCGCTCGTGTCGGAAACCTAGCGCGCATTAACCATCTAAGGCGATCACGCTGTCATTTTTGGCGTTTCCATACAATCGCGAATCGCTGCGCGCGCCTAATCGGAAGCTGCGACCCAGAAGAGCTCTTCCTCTTTGCGAGGACTGAGACCTTCATCTTGGCACTCATTTGGCTTCGGCCGGATGGGTGCCTTTTTTTATCGTGCGCAAATGCGCCCTCGGTTGCGCGCCGCGGGAGCGGTGCCTATATAAGTGGAGTAAATTGCTCCAGTTAAGAATCGTTCGCAAGAATGCGAACGGGGAAACGATGCGACTGTCAAACCTTGCCGATTATGCCGTGGTGCTGATGAGCGCCGCCGCGCGACAGTGCGGATCGGTCCCGCTGCACGCGGCCTTGCTCGCTGAGCAGACCGGGATTCCTGGCCCCACTGCGCAAAAGCTGGTGAGCAGCCTTGCGCGCGCCGGTCTGCTTGTCGCCTCGCGTGGCAGCGGCGGCGGGGTACGGCTTGCGCGGCCTGCGGCCGCGATCAACGTCGCGGAGATTATCGAAGCGGTCGAGGGTCCGATTGCGTTGACGGCTTGCTGCGACGACGGCCGTCACGACTGCGGCTTTGAGGGCAGCTGTCAGGTGCAGCCGCATTTCAGCGTCGTCAACGGTGCGGTGCGTGCAGCGCTTGCCGAGATCAGCCTGGCGAGCCTTGCCGTTGTCCCGGCCAGAGCGGGGCATGCTCGACAATCCGATCCTGCCCCGGCCGGCAAGCCGGTAGCGGCTCCGGCCTTCGCCGGGACAACGAGTTAGAGATATGACCGATAACACCGAAACTCCCGTCAAGGATCAGGCTGCGCGCGAGGCTGCCCTGCGCGTCGCTGATTATGAGCATGGCTGGTCCGCCGATATTGAGCAGGAATTCGCGCCCAAGGGGCTTTCGGAAGATATTGTCCGCTTCATCAGTGCGAAGAAGAACGAGCCCGAGTGGATGCTCGACTGGCGGCTCAAGGCCTATCGCCACTGGCTCACGATGACGCCGCCCGACTGGGCAAAGCTCAACGTCCCGCCGATCGACTATCAGGATGCTTATTATTATGCCGCGCCGAAGGCCAAGCCGAAGCTGAACAGTCTCGACGAGGTCGATCCCGAAATCCTCGAGGTCTACAAGAAGCTCGGCATCCCGATCGAGGAGCAAAAGGTACTTGCCGGCGTCGAAGGCGCGCGCAAGGTTGCGGTCGATGCCGTCTTCGACAGCGTCAGCGTCGCGACGACTTTCCGCGAAGAACTCAAGAAGGCGGGCGTTATTTTCCTGTCGATCAGCGAGGCGATCCGCGAACATCCCGAGCTCGTCAAAAAGTGGCTCGGCAAGGTCGTGCCGCAGCATGACAATTATTTCGCGGCCTTGAATTGCGCGGTCTTTTCGGACGGTACCTTCGTCTATGTGCCCAAGGGCGTTCGCTGTCCAATGGAGCTGTCGACCTATTTTCGCATCAATGCCGAGAATACGGGACAGTTCGAGCGCACGCTGATCGTCGCCGACAAGGGCGCGTATGTGAGCTATCTCGAAGGCTGCACAGCGCCGATGCGTGACGAGAACCAACTCCACGCCGCGGTGGTCGAGCTCGTCGCCCTGGACGATGCCGAGATCAAATATTCGACCGTTCAGAATTGGTACCCGGGCGACGCCGACGGCAAGGGCGGCATCTACAATTTCGTGACCAAGCGCGCGCTCTGCCAGGGCGCAAGATCCAAGGTATCATGGACGCAGGTCGAAACCGGCAGCGCGATCACGTGGAAATATCCAAGCTGTGTGCTGAACGGCGATGACAGCGTTGGCGAATTCTACTCGGTCGCGGTCACCAACAATTATCAGCAGGCCGACACCGGCACCAAGATGATCCATAATGGCAAGCGCACCCGCTCGACGATTGTCTCGAAGGGCATCAGCGCGGGCCGGTCGAACAACACCTATCGCGGGTTGGTTCGTGTCGCGCCCAATGCCGAGGGCGTGCGAAACTTCACCCAGTGTGACAGCCTTCTGCTCGGCGACCGCTGCGGTGCGCACACCGTGCCCTACATCGAGGTTCGCAATCCCTCGGCGCAGGTCGAGCATGAGGCGACGACCAGCAAGATCAGCGATGACCAACTTTTTTACGCGATGCAGCGCGGCCTTTCGCAGGAAGAGGCGGTGGCGCTGATCGTCAACGGCTTCGCCAAGGAGGTGTTGCAGCAACTGCCGATGGAATTTGCGGTCGAGGCGCAGAAGCTGTTGGGGATCAGTCTGGAAGGAAGCGTCGGGTGATGTTTCGGTCGCACTTTCGCAGGCGGCGTCCGGTCGTATCGGGTTCGCACCCGGAACTGGTCGCGAACCCCCATAACCAGATCGGCGGCGCACACGAATTTGTCGCAGTTCCGCAGGACGAGGCCCTGATGGTCAATGGCAGTCCCGTCCAGATTGAAGCCAATGAATACAGGATCGACGGCAATGCTAAGAATTGAAAATCTCCACGCAACGGTCGCCGACAAGCCGATCCTGAAAGGGCTCTCACTCACTATCAACGCGGGTGAAATCCACGCGATCATGGGCCCCAATGGCGCGGGCAAGTCGACGCTGTCCTATGTTCTTGGCGGGCGCCCCGGCTATGACGTCACGGAGGGTTCAGCGACGTTTGAGGGGCAGGATCTGCTCGAGATGGAGCCGCACGAACGCGCCGCTGCCGGCCTTTTTCTGGGTTTTCAATATCCAGTCGAAATCCCCGGTGTCTCGAACGTCCAGTTTCTGCGCGAAAGTCTCAATGCCCAGCGCAAGGCACGCGGCGAGGAGCCGCTCTCGGGCGGCGATTTCCTGAAGGTCGCGCGCGAAAAGGCGGGACTCTTGAAGCTCGACATGGATATGCTCAAACGTCCGGTGAACGTCGGCTTTTCGGGCGGCGAAAAGAAGCGCAACGAGATGGTGCAGATGGGCGTCCTCGACCCGAGGCTCGCGATTCTCGACGAAACCGACTCAGGTCTGGACATTGATGCGCTGCGCATCGTGGGCGACGGGATCAATGCGATCATGCGCCGCCCGGACAAGGCG contains:
- a CDS encoding AraC family transcriptional regulator, with the protein product MSDTILPPEGANGDAPFELQYFPPDPDLADMVSSFYVARINMPHFDEYERADRPQFRFVTAADGEYVFADGHRSPVCRANIVGPTSGRVRAISHCPTRMFGFGLLPAGWGALMGDHAEKLTDRAIDAADLFGDWVDAVATALARAADVTEQLVIGNNFAREVLQKQEAAPMWFIRTVDKWLTDTASPQVADLVEATGMSIRSVERMTKHYYGLSPRMLARKYRAVRAASALARGENLDTAQLGDAFYDQSHLIREIKRFAGATPGQLSRPSRYTEATTRGRKELAGKVSPLVSET
- a CDS encoding SUF system Fe-S cluster assembly regulator, coding for MRLSNLADYAVVLMSAAARQCGSVPLHAALLAEQTGIPGPTAQKLVSSLARAGLLVASRGSGGGVRLARPAAAINVAEIIEAVEGPIALTACCDDGRHDCGFEGSCQVQPHFSVVNGAVRAALAEISLASLAVVPARAGHARQSDPAPAGKPVAAPAFAGTTS
- the sufB gene encoding Fe-S cluster assembly protein SufB; amino-acid sequence: MTDNTETPVKDQAAREAALRVADYEHGWSADIEQEFAPKGLSEDIVRFISAKKNEPEWMLDWRLKAYRHWLTMTPPDWAKLNVPPIDYQDAYYYAAPKAKPKLNSLDEVDPEILEVYKKLGIPIEEQKVLAGVEGARKVAVDAVFDSVSVATTFREELKKAGVIFLSISEAIREHPELVKKWLGKVVPQHDNYFAALNCAVFSDGTFVYVPKGVRCPMELSTYFRINAENTGQFERTLIVADKGAYVSYLEGCTAPMRDENQLHAAVVELVALDDAEIKYSTVQNWYPGDADGKGGIYNFVTKRALCQGARSKVSWTQVETGSAITWKYPSCVLNGDDSVGEFYSVAVTNNYQQADTGTKMIHNGKRTRSTIVSKGISAGRSNNTYRGLVRVAPNAEGVRNFTQCDSLLLGDRCGAHTVPYIEVRNPSAQVEHEATTSKISDDQLFYAMQRGLSQEEAVALIVNGFAKEVLQQLPMEFAVEAQKLLGISLEGSVG
- the sufC gene encoding Fe-S cluster assembly ATPase SufC; its protein translation is MLRIENLHATVADKPILKGLSLTINAGEIHAIMGPNGAGKSTLSYVLGGRPGYDVTEGSATFEGQDLLEMEPHERAAAGLFLGFQYPVEIPGVSNVQFLRESLNAQRKARGEEPLSGGDFLKVAREKAGLLKLDMDMLKRPVNVGFSGGEKKRNEMVQMGVLDPRLAILDETDSGLDIDALRIVGDGINAIMRRPDKAVLLITHYQRLLDYVEPDFVHVLAAGRIVKSGGAELALELEREGYAEIAA